GGGGTTCACCGAGCGACTCGGAggggcaggacctgccttcaGCCGTGTTCTCCCTTGGTGACAGTGAACAGGGCTGGTTTAACGCAGTGAAAAGcccgtccccaccccacccccccgcaaCACAGCCCAGCGTGGACCCTGTGAAGCTAAAAAAGCTCCATTTTCCGCAGAAACGCACTTACTCTGGAGGGGGGCCCTCCTTCCCCTGGCCGGGCGAACGCGGTGCAACATCAGGCTCAGCGagtcacagctgaaaaaaaagctcagcagcagcaaactTTGGGGTAGGGAATTTCCCCTTCAGTTTTTGTGCTAAGAGCGAAACGTCTGCACGGTGGCGAGGCAGGAAACAAAGCGGCAGTGAATTACAGGCAGTTGCTGCGCAAACCCAGGGTTTAAATTTAGCCCTGAAAAGCACAGGAGACGATTATGAAGGCCAAGGGTGGCCTCATGGCGGGTGAGTGTTGGCTCTTCTCTGCGCCGCGCCGGGCGAGGAAGGTCCCTtttctgtgactcagtttccccctGTCTTTCTCTATCAACCTGTTATAATGTGGAGGCTGCTGGGTATTTGTGCATCTGCAGTGCCCTGCCCGCCTTATCCCCTGTAAGGCAGCTAACAGTCAAGCTAATATCCCAATAATCCAAATTAATACTCACTCTGCTTCAGCTCAAATCCCCCAAATCCTCTGCACAGCGCAGGAGCCAAAGCAAACGCCTCAGCTGGGTGATTAAAACCCACTCAGGGCTCGTCCCTCTGGGATCCCGGAGAAGCCGCTGGGGTTTCCCCATCACCCTCCTGCTTCTCCGCCCTCCCGAACTTCTCAACCTCAGCCTCCCCGGGGGTGCACGTGTCTGGGGGCTGCTTGTGCCCTCCCGTGCAAGAGCAGGATTCCCTCGCCGATGGGCTCGTACCTGTCACATCATCCCTGGAAGGGGCTTCGCGTGGCTCTTTCGCAGCCCCGATGTCTCACCCGGCTTTGCCGGGGAGTTTTCATGCCAGTGTCTAGCAGCTGCTGAACCTCGGGCTGAAGCTTTATGGTGATATCACCATCTAGTGTTAAACACGGGTCTTGAGGATGTGGGAAACcgggggctcggggtggggggctCGTCGTTGGGGGGGCTGCTTCCCGTTTGGGGGCTCATGGCCCTGTCCCCAAGCACGGGccgggggggtgggtggagaGCAGCCGGGTGGTGCCGTCAGCAGGGCGCCGCGTAGAGACGGACTCATAAGGGACGACACGGACGGGTGGGAATAATTAGTGAGTTCCCGTGTTGATGGTCTTTATAGCGACCGGTGTGATCACAAGAAATATTACCAGCGATTACTGCATCCCGGTAAAACTTTCAGTAAATAAACCCCCAACCACAGGGAACCGCTGCCCCCGAGCTGGGAAGCTCAGGAGGCTCCATGCTGCCCGCAGagtaattaataaataataatgacaaCAAACATGGCATGAACGGAGGAAGAAGCGCTCTTGGAGGGGCTGTCGCACCGTGTCGGTGCCTCTCTCCCTGCCACCCGGCGGTCGGGCAGTACCggacctacagctcctggcagcaCCCCCAGTGCCAGGCCTTTACTGGTCCCCAGCACACCTGGGGTCATGCCCCTATGGCTTCTATAGGCCCCTGCGGCTCCCAGCACCCCCGGCGCCAGGCCCTTGTGGCCCCTGTAAGCCCCAGCCACCCTCTGCCCCTGCGGTGCCAGGCCCCTATAGCCCCTATGGGCCCCAGGCCCTGCCGGCAGCCGCCGTGCTCGGCCCATAGAGCCCCTATAGACCCGGCGGGCGGCGCTAGGACCGCCGCGTCCTCCCCCGAGGCGGGCGGCACTAGGaccgcggcggcgccgccccgtGCACCTGTACCCCGGGGCGGTGGCAGGTGGcggcgctggccccgccccccgcgcaggccccgccccccgccgggacccgcccgctgccccgcgcccgccgccgccgccgagccggtgagggggggtcggggggggagCCCCCTCCCGGGGGAAAGCGGGGGGCGGGGGTCCCGTGCGCAGCCCCCGCCCCTGCCGGGGGAAGGGGGGTCCCTGCGCGGAGCCCATCCCCGGGGAagaggggcggggggcgccggtgCGGAGGGAGCTCCCCCCCACACCGGGcaaggggcgggggggcgggtgATGGGGTCCTCCGGGTCACAAAGGGGCCGGGGGTCCCGGTGTGGGGCTCCCCCGCGGGGGAAGGGTCTGGGGGCCCGGCAGGGAGCCCCTCGGGCAAGGGGGGCCCGGGACGGGGCCCCCCCGGAGCCCAGCGGGTCCCGGGGGCTCTGTAGCCCCGTGCGCCGCCGTGAGCAGGATCGGGCCCCCTCTCCCCCCACGGGGCAGCCCTCGGGGGGCAGAGCTGCCACCCCGCCCATCCCCGGGGTCCCGGACCCCCACACCGGGAGCGGGTCTGGGACCCCGAGGGCTCGTCCCGACCGGGGAGAGGGCGGCGGGAGGCCCGTGGGACCCCCCCTTCGTGCCGAGCAGCCCCCACgttccctcacacccccccggCATCAGCCGGCGCCGTGCTGCGGCGCGAGGAGCCGAATCCCGCCGGTACCCGCCATCGTTTCTCAGCCCCCCCGGGAGCGGAGCCGCTTTCCCccggggtctgggggtgctgcaGGGTCGCCCCACGCTGCCCGCGGGTGGCCCTTTGCCATCCGGCCGCTTCCGACGTCGCAGTCGTGGCTGCCGGCTCGCTGCCACGTGGAGCGCGTGGCCACGTCGCCCGCAGCCGCCCTGTTTGCTCGTGGCGTCGTGTCGGTgttgatttgcttttatttcatttcttttccccctttttttttttttttccctgttttttatCCCCTCTGCCGGGGGAGCATCTCTCCATTTCCACCTCTCCCCACGACTTCTCCCTCCCACACCATGGAGGATACTCCGGCTGCCACCAAATTTCCACCAAaccccttttccctctctctcaaACCCGATGGGCGATAATTTTGGGATCGGTTTTCCCGGGAGCAGGACGAGCCCCACCCCAGCACGGGGTTTTCGGGGTGGCTGGGCGGGACGGAGCCGTGTAGCCCCCGTGGGTTTGCAGGGCCGGTAGCAGGGAGCACAAGCGCGCCGGGAGCTCGTGCCACAACTCGCTTCCAAAGCCACCCCAGCACCTGTGGGGGGATTTTGATGGGTTTTATTTCGGTTTTGGGGCAGCGAttggggagggggtttggggtggggagggggtttggggtagGACCCCCCCTCAGGAGCTGCAGCGCCGCTGTTGTGCACAaaccctctccctgcctgcccgaGTGCCACCGCGGGGTTCATTAGCATCGCACGGCTAATGAGCCTGCTTCGTTAACGTGGTCGCAGCAACGTGGAAGGAAGGAGACTCTCAGAGAGATGCGGAGATAGTGGAAACGggcttttcctccccaaaatggATTGCTCTTCACCGCTTGCCTCCTTGCACAGCAGAGGCTTGCACCATGCAATGAAAGCATCGGGACTCAGGAACACGAGTGCAGTGAGAGCATCTTTGCTCGGATACAAGCAGAATTTGATGTGGATTTATTGTTTATTTCATAATTCTGCTTCCCCCACGCCCCCCACTGCCCCGGTCCTGCTGAGGCTCGGGGCTGGGTGCCCTTGGCAGTGAAGCGTGCTCCGGCCACCGGCTTTGATCCCCGCAGCGCTGAAAGCGGCGACCCCGGGGACCGCCTCGTCCCTCCTCCTTTACAAGCTGAAGCTTCCTCGCCCTTGAAGTTGCTGGCAGGTGCCTTTCTCCACTCCGGGGCTGCACCATTTCCAaggcaataaaaagaaaaggaaaaaagaaataaaggagggGGAGACACCCCGAAGCGAAGGAGGAGGAGATGCCGGTGAATGGCTCCCACGGAGCTTGTCCATGCTCCGGCGGCAGCGGCTCACAAAGAGCAGCCGCGGGAGGTTTCCTCGCCGTGGGAAAGCTCGGCCGGTCACGGTGTTCTCACCGGGTCCTGGCGGAGGCTTTGCCGCCGGTGCTGAGCTCTCGGTGGCTGCCGCGCTGGGCTGGGCACCGGACACTGAATCTGCTGCTCCAGTTCAGCCGAAACCGAAGCGCTGCAGGGTCTTGcatgtgttttcctttccagCGACGCTgcaggcaggaaaaaaacccgGGGAAAGGCTTTTTCCACGCGGTCAAAGATGTTTCGGCAAATTTTGCAGCTTGCTTTGAGCTGCGTTACGCTGCTCCCGGCGCGCACGGGGAGGTCTGGGGGGGTGTTGCAACAGCAGCAACTGACTCGGTCGCAGGAGAAGCTGCCTGGGACGACCCGCGCTCGTGGTGGCCGGATCCAGCACATCTTGTGGCATTTTTCGAACCTTGCTTTTTTCCcggtgttttatttttaacatggatTTATGGGCTGAAAGGGCCACAGGGGGAGTGAATTTTCCAGGTCTCACTTCCCCCTTGCAGGAAGTGAactttatattaatatataatgaatattttattaatatgttaATATCAAGGGGATGCACTTCGGGTGTGTCCAGTCTGTGAATTAACCTGTGGGTGTTTCTTCTTCTCCGCAGGTTAGTGGAGCAGAGCAGATCATCATGGAGCACCCTGAGACCCCACATCCCTGAAACACCCATCACCGCAGGGAGGACCCTCCagaaaccacacagaaaaaaaaaaaaatgaggcttttccGGAGACGCTACAGCCCCTTGAAGGTGGCTTTGGCAGGCACCGTTTTTGtcatcttcctcttcatcctGCAGAAGGACGTGGGGAACAAGGACCGGAGTGAGGAGCCCTGGTTGAAGAACATCGTTCAGGGGAAGGACCAAGTCCTTGACCTGATGCTGGGGGCGGTCAACAACATCCGAGACTCGATGCCGAAGCTGCAGATCAGGGCTCCGGTCCGGCAGGAGGAACCACCCCCCGGTGCTCGCTCCTGCCTGCCCGGCGTCTACACAGCAGCCGAGCTCCGGCCCCTGATGGAGAGACCCCCCCAAGACCCCGCCAGCCCAGGAGCCGACGGCAAAGCCTTCAAGAAGGATCGATGGACACCGGAGGAGACGAAGGAGAAGGAGCGAGGTTATGAGAAGCATTGCTTCAACGCCTTCGCCAGCGACCGCATCTCCCTGCAGCGTGCACTGGGGCCCGACAGCCGCCCGCCGGAGTAAGAGCTGTCACCCAAGGAGCCCCGTGGGTCCTCTCGCTCCCTCGACGGGGAAATTTaaggggaaataaaagcaaatcggGGACAGGATGTCACCGAGCGTTGGCAGGGGATCGAACAGAGGGAGGGCTGAAAAagtactttcttttattttcccccctCATTTTTGTCCCCTTGGGGTTGGTTTTTAATGGGCAAAAGCCAGCGGCAGCTCTTTGTGTCTCCGCATACCTGCTCGCGGCTGGGTggctccagcctctccccccgctttccctcctctccctctttcatTTCAGCCGACTCCAGTAATcggactttttcttttcttagccGAGTGGAACAGCTTCAGCCCCCGCTGGGGTAGGGGGGGGCAGGCGAAGGAAGCGGCGTAAACTCAAGAGATTTCCTCGCCTgccctccagctgtgggctgccaGATTAAAGCAtgacccccccagccctgtctgCTTGGGGAGGGTGGGCTGGGGAAGGCTTGgggggtggattttggggtggaaaaaagGCTTGAATAGGAGGTAGAAACCCAGCCCTGGTGTGGTAACCAGCCCCCTCCGCGCTGGCAGGCGATTATCCGTGCTTAGCAGGTGTAGCGGTGACAATGAGGGGGAcaccggggccgggcaggcggcaGGAATGTGATTCACTCAAccagcggcgggggggcggggggagaggtAGAAATCAGTCGAGATCAAAGCAGCGTCGAGCTGAGAGCTGCCAGGGGTGGGAGCCGCCCTCCTGCCACGGGGTTTGGGGGGACAAGGGCTGGTTCATCGCTGTCACGctccccccccgacccccgtCTTGCTTAGACCACTGCTTTTCTCTCTCGGAGGTGCATCGACCAGAAATTCAAGCGGTGCCCCCCCCTGCCCACCACCAGCGTCGTCATCGTCTTCCATAACGAAGCGTGGTCGACGCTGCTGCGGACGGTGTACAGCGTCCTGCACGCCTCGCCCGCCCTCCTGCTCAAGGAGATCATCCTGGTGGACGACGCCAGCACGGACGGTGGGTGGGGGCCGCGCCGGGACGCGGGGGGATGCCAAACGTCTTTGCACCCCCCAGAGCAGCAGCTCGGGGACACTGAGAGGAGAAGCAGCTCATGCTGAGTCTCCGAGCAGCCCGGAATGCATCCAACAGCTCTTCCACGTTGTTTTGCATCTGCCCGGGAGCTCCGTCGGGGTTTTTCCCTTCCTGGCACCGCTGTTAACCCAGCCCTGAGAGGAAAGCCAGGCGCTCCTCCCGCACCCTGCGAACACCTCGTCCGCCCGCCGGCTTGTCCGCCAAGCTGCAATCCTCATTAGCTACGCCTAGAGCAAATTAATGATGTGGTTCAGtgtcagggtgctggggaggagcgGACTTTACCCTCGCCCCAGAGATAAATGCTCCCTTTCTGCCCACAGTGTCTGCACGGGCTCCCGAGGAGCAGAAACCTCAGGGCGGTGCAGGGCTCCATCGCCCGGGAGCTCCCGCTGCGCGGGGACGCGGGTCAGGCTCTgggtccctgcccggggcaggtcTCCGGACGTGTCAGCTCTCACTTGGCCGTTTTGCAGCTTTTGGCTTGGCTGCATCTgccaaggaaggagagaaatccCTATTTCCTTCAGCGACACCCTGCCCGCTGTCCCTTCCTTCAGCGACAGTTGTCCGCTCGGTCCTGGTGGCACTTCAGCTGCAGGGCATGAGCCCTTCTCACCCCGTGGTTCCCCTAGTCCCTCTCCAGTGGGGGATTAGGCAGGGCAGGTGCCCAGCTCCTTCGCAAAACTCACTTGCTTTAGCCAAAAATCACTCTTGGATTTGGGGGCAAGGAGGCTCTGTGTGTCCCCAGATCTGAACCCCGGGGCAGGGTCTGAGCTGCTGCTCCTGTGAGGGGCAGGAACCTGCATCTACCTGCCTCCCACCCAGCCGGTtgctctttccccccccccagacTACCTGAAGGAGAAGCTGGATCGCTACGTGGAGCAGCTCCAGATCGTGCGAGTCGTGCGGCAGGAGGAGCGCAAAGGGCTGATCACGGCGCGGCTGCTGGGGGCCAGCGTGGCCAGCGGGGAGGTCCTGACCTTCCTGGACGCTCACTGTGAGTACCCGACACCTCCGGGGGGGCCTCAGGGGCCTGGCGGGAAGGGAAGTTGTCTCCACTCAATGGTCAACCCTTCCCCGTGCCCCAGGCGAGTGTTTCCACGGCTGGCTGGAGCCCCTCTTGTCCCGCATCGCCGAAGAGCCCACGGCCGTGGTCAGCCCCGACATCGCCACCATCGATCTCAACACCTTTGAGTTCTCCAAGCCCGTCCAGAACGGCAAACAGCACAGCCGGGGCAACTTCGACTGGAGCCTGACCTTCGGCTGGGAGGTTGTTCCGCCCCGGGAGAGGCAGCGAAGGAAGGATGAGACCTTCCCCATCAAGTAAGCCATCGCAAGGGGGGATTTTTATCCCCTTCGGAGTTGGGGTGATGGTGGCAAAGGTAGGATGAGCCCTGGGAACGCTGTGTCCGGACCCAGTTGAGTGTGTGTGGCTGCTGCGGGGAGCTTAGGGGGGGACAGCCAGGGCTGGCAAAGAGCTGGTACCCTGCGCCCCTTCCTCCAACTGTTTCTGCTCCTTTTTCCAACAAATTGGTGCTTTCCCTGTTGGTTTTGGTGCCTCCAGGCAGGTGATGCTGTCCCTTCCCCTGTGGGATGCTGAGCTTGAGGGGTGTCAGGTGCTTTGTGCCCAGGGGAGGACGCCCAGGCACAGTCAGGCccgtggggctggcagaggagaaACCTGCCCTGGGGTCTGGCTAATTGTGGAACCATAAAGGACCTTTTGCAAAACCACCTTTCAGTTGCCTCCAGCCACCTCTCCACTCCTGCCAAGTCTCTTGTTAAGGGTTTAATCACTGTCTTGTATCTTCTCACTCTTGGATACTCAGCCACCTGGGCACAGGGTGGGCACCTGCGCTGGCACCGCAGCAAGGATACGTCACCTGCAGATCAGACCGCACCGAAACCCCTATTTTTATCCCCTTATTTTGAATGCAGAAAACCCCTGAACTGTTCTTCCCACTGCACCTCTCCATCCGTGCCCCACGATAAGCCGGGTGCTCCCTCCGGGAGATACCGGACACCCTGGCTGGCCCCGTCGTGTCCATCCCCCGGCCGGCGGCAGGGCTGCCTTTGTGCACGGGTCACCCGGGAGACGTCCCTGTCCCAATAAAGGTCCCTTTTACCACAGGCCGGTGCTTTGGCTCCCGGCAGCGTCTCATCTCCGCTTGGCAGGAACGCAGCAGCTCagtgaatccttttttttttttctatttttcccgAATAAAAGCAAGTTTCTGTTCCAGCCTCTTCTAAAGATCAGATGGAAAAGATTAGAGAAGCCGGAGGAGTGAATGGGGCGCTGGTCACAGAGCTCTAATCTCCCCCCTTCTTTTCGGCGATAGGTTTTTGGTAACAATATCCCCCTCTCGCTCTAGGTTGAGAGCTGGCGGCGGGGCCCCTCGGTGTCACGCTGCCACTGCTGCCTCTGTCCCCTCCTGGCAGCCGGGTCCGgcccctccaccaaagccaccacATCTGGGGCACAGCTGGTTGGGGCAGGAAGATGTGGGGACACGGCTGCAAAGTGCTCACACCCACCGTGAGGGCCACGATGTCCCCAGAACTCAGACTTCTTccttcctatttttattttaaccctATTTGaccccccttctccctcccccgtAGGTCCCCAACCTTTGCCGGTGGCCTCTTCGCCATCTCCAGGTCCTACTTTGAGCACATTGGCTCCTACGATGATCAGATGGAGATCTGGGGGGGCGAGAACGTGGAGATGTCCTTCAGGGTAAGGATGGGTCGGTGCCGTCTTCAAAGGGCATCTTCGGGGATGCTCCTTGTTGGGGTATGGGGGGGGTTGGGCCCCCCACGTCTCAGCCGTTGCTTCCCCGTAGGTCTGGCAATGTGGGGGTCAAGTCGAGATCATCCCTTGCTCCGTCGTGGGTCACGTCTTCCGCTCCAAGAGCCCCCACACCTTCCCCAAGGGCACCCAGGTCATCTCCAGGAACCTGGTTCGCCTGGCCGAGGTCTGGATGGACGACTACAAGGAGATCTTCTACAGGAGGAACCAGCAAGCAGCGCAGATGGCCAGAGAGGTACTGGCCACACCGCTGGGCTTCTAGTTCTTCCAGGGGGGCTAATCCTGCTGGGAGCTCAGGCCTGAGCAGAGGGAGGAGGTGGGCTCAGTCTGGAGGTGGGAAAGCAAATGCAGGTGGAAAAATGTAGccaaaaagctatttttttttcctatctggcCATCATGTTTTCTAGTAGaagaacactgatttttttaaaaaaaaacagattttttctaTACAACACCAAAACATGGTGCTGTTAAAATGTCCCCGCCCTCTCGGTGAGCGGCCAGAGCCTGAGGGTACCTGCCAGGTCCCAGGGACGTCTTGCAAGACCCCACCACTGGTCTCAGTCCTGGGCACGGGGTGACGGACGGTGACAAAGCCAGGCGGACCCCTCAGCTCTGAGCCCTGGCTTCAGGAGGGatttcttgttttttccttgCTGGCTTCAGAGGTTAGTTTAATTTTCTCACGTGACTTTGTCGATAGAAGACGTATGGTGACATTACAGACCGGCACAAGCTGAGGGAGCAGCTCCACTGCAAGAACTTCACCTGGTACCTCCAGACCATCTACCCGGAGATGTTTGTCCCTGACCTGACTCCAACTTTTTATGGAGCAGTAAGTACAGGGGTGCCCAGAGCATCCCACTGGGCTCAGTCCTTGGCTAGAAATAGCCATGGCAGGGAAGTCCCCGAAcggttgggtttgggggttttgtattTAAACCGGCGTGCTGGAGGGTTTTGGTGCAGCCGCCGTGTCTGTCCCTGTGTCCGTCACCCGCTGGCtgggccctggcagggctggttTGGGCTCTGGCTGACAGTGAAAGAGCTGGAATCCGGCAGAGCTGGTTTGGGGCGAGTTACGGGGTGGGGGACCGGTGGGGAGGTGGCATTGAGTTAAATTGGGTGAAAGATCTGAAAACTTCCAGCAGCACCGTGCAGGTGTTGGCAGGCACAGGGCGGGCTTGAAAAACCGAGCTGGGGCCGGGCAGGATGTGGAGTGACGGCTCCATCCCTGAGGATGGAGCtgccaaaaaaaatccctccGAGCCGGGTGCTGGGGTCTGAGTCGGACCTTCCTCAGCCGGGGCGATGTGAAAGCAGCCGGCAGACGCGGTGACGTCCAGGGCGAGGGCCAGGCGCTGCCTCCCATCCGGGTTTTAATTCACCTTTGTTTCCTGAAACCTCATCCCGGGCGGCTCTCACCTTTGACTCGGTGGGACGGAGGCGTTGGCGCGGGCGTTCCTCACGTCCTGGAAAGGTCAAGGGACCCGGACACGGCGCCTGGTGCTGGGACCGTGTTTGTACAGCGATAATTAAGTGCCCTGCGAAGCCCAAACCCAGGGTGGGTCCCTACCCCAGGATCTCGGAGCCCAGCTCACGCCTCTGGCCccctttctccccctcctctctctcctccagaTAAAAAACGAGGGCACCAAGAGCTGCTTGGACGTCGGTGAGAACAACCATGGTGGGAAACCTCTCATCATGTACCCCTGCCATGGGATGGGGGGCAACCAGGTGGGCACCCATCGACCCCCCGCATTTCCCCCTCCTGCAACCCCCCTGGTTTTCCCCTGAGGGTCACTCTCTCAGGGCGCAGCCCTGCAACATCCCCTCTCTGGTCTTGCCCTCCTCAGTATTTTGAGTACACGAGCCAGCGGGAGCTGCGGCACAACATCGGGAAGGAGCTCTGCCTGCGGGCGGGCTCGGGCTCGGCCGAGCTGGGTGACTGCCAGTACCGAGGGAAGCCCGGCCGGGTGCCAGCCAGCGAGGAGTGGGACCTGGTGCAGGTGAGGAGCTCAGCTCCGCCCCGGAGTCACCCAGGGGGCTGCTGGCATCATCCCCCGCCATGACGACGCTTCTCTGCCGCTTCCCCTCAGTCGCATCCTTTCTTCATCCCACCAGCATCGCTGAGCTGACGCCACCTTTATTTTTCGGCAGGACCGGCTGATTAAAAACCCGGCGTCCGGTACGTGCCTGACAGCCCGAGGGAAGCACCCGGCGATGGTTCCCTGCGACCCGGCGGACCCCCACCAGCTCTGGTCCTTCACCTAGGCCAGCAGCAGAGCGGCCTGAGCCCCCGGCCGTCCCTAACCACGCTCAGGAAACCAGAATCCAAAAAAActtcctgttttttcctttaatttaagAAGCAAAAGCCTTAAATATGCTGCATTTCACAGTTGCCTTGAACTCAGTCCTGTGCCTTTGGAGTGGGGAAGCCCAGGGAGCCGAGCTCAGCCGGCGATGCCCCACGGAGCCCGAGACGTGGCAGTCGTGGACATGCCCAAGGTTGTGGAGATGCCCGAGGACGCTCCTCGGTCCCTGGCTGCTGCTCGTCCTCCTCCCTCACAGCTCCAGCCACAGACTCTAAAATCCACATCAGGCATTTGGAAACGCAGCCGTGCCACGTGAAAGCTGGGTGGGAAACACCTgccagcgaggaggaggaggaggaggaggatggggactGGCCGTGCAGTTCATCCCATGGGGGGGCAGATCGTGGTTTGTTGTGGCCCCGTGTGGGTGAGGGAACCCCCCCAGTACTGCCAGCGGGGTGCCAGGATTCATCCCTCACCTGCCGCGGCACTGCAGACATCGTGCGtcgctgctgccaggctgggagaaGTCGGACTGTCTGCCTTAGATGCCAGGCTTCATTTGGGAAGGGGAGgttagatttatattttttttatcattattgtATGATGATGATTCCTGGGTGTGATTCTGCTCATCCTCGTGCTGATCTGGAGGAGGGTTTTTCCGTGGATGGCCCACCTCGAACGCACCACAGCATCCTCCCAGAGAGGCTCTTGCCAGCGCCCGGGCACGAGATCTCCTCCCTCCCCTGGTTTTCTTCAAGCCCAACTACTGTAGCTGCTGCTTCCATTGCCATTTCATTTACAGTGGGGGGCAGACCCCTCCTGGAAGTGGCGTGGGAGTGGGAGAACCTGTCTTTGGATACACAACCTCAAATAAAGAGATGATTTATTTTACAGACATTCCGTCTCTGGCTTCCTCTGAGCTCCCACCCCTCCTCTGATTTaatttccctccctcttctcgCCCTGGAAACTCCCATTTGCACCCTAAATATGACACCTCACAGCCATAATGTCATATTTGGGGTGGTTCAAATTTGGGTTGGGTTGTCCTTGTGCTGGGGTGGAGGCTGCGCTGCCGTCCCTCACTGTGTTACCTTCTGTGCTGATAAAACAAATAAGTGACTATTTGGAGACCATTTTCCCTATGAAATCTCATGTTTTCCTTAGAGATAAGAGCAGAAATGCagcaggtgcttttttttttttctttccatattatTTTTTGACTGGGTGAACCAATAATCATCGCTCTCACCAATGCTGTTTTCCAGCAACTGCTCCATCAGCGGAATGAAAAACTTGATGCTGCAAGTTCACCCCAAAGAACGGCCTCGATTtctttttagagggggaaaaatataaaactgttttGGCCAGAAATCAGGCTTTTATTACAAACCATGTCGGTGTCTCATTTAACCTCCAGCTAATGCCCTGTGGAGGTTgtgtccctgccccagtgctggcTGTTCTGGGTGGAGATGTTCTGGAAGGGGTGAAGGTCTTGCCCTGTGTTTGCCTCGATTTCCCTGTCCCAGGAGCGATGTGGGCACTGCTCATGCATCAGACAAAACTCTTGGAGGCATCCCATAACTAAACATGATGTGAGAGGCACAGCTGGGGCATCCACAGGGCTCGGGACCAGGAGAAACTCATGACAGCGTTGCCTGAGATGCGCAGAGGAGGAAGACTCAGCAGCAGGACATCGTCTCCCTGGGGACTTGGGCTGCCTGTCCAGAGCCGAGGGAATTTTGGGGTGCGCCCAGGGTTTTTTTGGCCCTGACCTTTGGGGCCGTGTGTGTTTTGGAAGAGGGACCAAGGCTGCTCGATAGGGCCGTGTCACCTGGTTTTCTTCCCGTCACTCCTTCTCCATCCCCTTTAAAGCCGGCGGCGGCGCAGCCCTCACCACAGTCGAAGCGCTGCCGTGCTCCAGGATGATGCTGCAGCTCGTGCTCCTCGCGGCCCTCGCCCTCTGCGGTGCGTCTCCGCGGGAAGCCACCGGCCTCGTCAGCTGGTGACGACCCGCCGGTTGTGATTGACCCCCCCGCACCCTCTCTCCCGCAGGACGCTGCTCCGAGCAGGATCTCGATGGGGTGCAGCGGGTGGTCGGCGGGACCGAGGCGCGCTCACACGCTTGGCCTTCCCAGGTGGGTCCTTCCCACGGTCAGA
The sequence above is drawn from the Athene noctua chromosome 30, bAthNoc1.hap1.1, whole genome shotgun sequence genome and encodes:
- the GALNT6 gene encoding polypeptide N-acetylgalactosaminyltransferase 6, translated to MRLFRRRYSPLKVALAGTVFVIFLFILQKDVGNKDRSEEPWLKNIVQGKDQVLDLMLGAVNNIRDSMPKLQIRAPVRQEEPPPGARSCLPGVYTAAELRPLMERPPQDPASPGADGKAFKKDRWTPEETKEKERGYEKHCFNAFASDRISLQRALGPDSRPPECIDQKFKRCPPLPTTSVVIVFHNEAWSTLLRTVYSVLHASPALLLKEIILVDDASTDDYLKEKLDRYVEQLQIVRVVRQEERKGLITARLLGASVASGEVLTFLDAHCECFHGWLEPLLSRIAEEPTAVVSPDIATIDLNTFEFSKPVQNGKQHSRGNFDWSLTFGWEVVPPRERQRRKDETFPIKSPTFAGGLFAISRSYFEHIGSYDDQMEIWGGENVEMSFRVWQCGGQVEIIPCSVVGHVFRSKSPHTFPKGTQVISRNLVRLAEVWMDDYKEIFYRRNQQAAQMAREKTYGDITDRHKLREQLHCKNFTWYLQTIYPEMFVPDLTPTFYGAIKNEGTKSCLDVGENNHGGKPLIMYPCHGMGGNQYFEYTSQRELRHNIGKELCLRAGSGSAELGDCQYRGKPGRVPASEEWDLVQDRLIKNPASGTCLTARGKHPAMVPCDPADPHQLWSFT